The following are from one region of the Paenibacillus sp. KS-LC4 genome:
- a CDS encoding contractile injection system protein, VgrG/Pvc8 family has protein sequence MIGYDRLRVEGPCKLKHMTDVAMSWKPGEHGTLRISGIVEEELRTNATLEAVWQDKIALYDEEEGKRKPLFKGVVTSVQTVHHNGVYTVEIEAVSGSIYSDLKKRKRSFQDTSQTYGAIMTTVLRAYPGGDVLLQQGEKEKPSEPVLQYEETDWELTKRLASQFQSVVVCDILEETPKLFIGMPEGKEHKLPEGASYTVSKDLAAFQKAGGEAAGLHDTDFFGYEIESRTFYRLGDRFKIRGYIELIVSSMTARLEKGQLIYHYRLSREAGIREQRMVNSRLSGLTLQGEILAVKGEQVQVHLAIDDKQDKGTAHWYRYAPETGSAMYSMPQVGTKANLYLADAGGQEAIVTGGVRTNGASAEKTADPNNRYFGTEHGSEMKLSPTGVEFTGGSKEPLFLKLDDAVGIILSSPRKLTLTAKEEISLFTPKRVVIGAQALLVAKKTSAPSGITLEGEYNLMGAQIRTEGKDRTSYAPYDDAPVEGEPPPPPPPPEKPPFSWKKLGMNVLAGLAVVAVVAVAAAFTVATLGAGAVVVGAVLAGAAIAGTAAVVSQAVSDIARGEVSDMGTYVSTAFRESIIGAVSGAVFGPFGTMATFGGRMVFGAVQNGFESVIRQTMEGKGFSWSTFAMDVGIGVLTGGIMDSRLTKAIGSKIADAKIVKTLGNAFGDSLNKMTGWIGNAADAVKAKLIRDALDIKDAATTGLKKLQNMFTLNNMNGGLIPVGAGGQKGDFWFNQSSDPQIPNTTQHHKDFFSESEAGKKELAERLENEAKDINVNEDVVNEVYGPYYEEAKKLYESNPDWYPNPDESKIVKGKELKEARAEYEAMVRRGQLEKGHHVQGLAFGGENVDANIKITGESTISRTKLSELELDFYNQMGYGKKNAKVLKIYENENGIIVFGNNPQHTEVTVFQNKVLKWQRENKKR, from the coding sequence CTTGCGGGTGGAAGGTCCCTGCAAGCTGAAGCATATGACGGATGTGGCGATGAGCTGGAAGCCGGGTGAGCATGGGACGCTGCGGATTAGCGGGATCGTCGAGGAGGAGCTGCGGACGAACGCCACGCTGGAAGCGGTGTGGCAGGATAAAATCGCCTTGTACGACGAAGAAGAGGGCAAGCGGAAGCCGCTGTTTAAGGGTGTCGTCACGTCCGTACAGACGGTGCATCACAATGGGGTGTACACCGTCGAAATTGAGGCGGTATCGGGAAGCATCTATAGCGATTTGAAGAAGCGGAAGCGATCTTTTCAGGATACGAGCCAGACGTATGGGGCAATCATGACCACGGTGCTTCGTGCCTATCCAGGTGGAGATGTGCTGCTTCAGCAAGGAGAAAAGGAAAAACCATCTGAGCCTGTCCTTCAATATGAGGAAACGGATTGGGAGCTGACGAAACGGCTAGCGAGCCAGTTCCAGTCAGTGGTCGTCTGTGATATATTGGAAGAAACGCCGAAGCTGTTCATTGGGATGCCGGAGGGGAAAGAGCATAAGCTGCCTGAAGGCGCCTCCTATACGGTCAGCAAGGATTTGGCGGCGTTTCAAAAAGCGGGCGGAGAAGCAGCGGGCCTGCATGATACGGATTTTTTCGGTTATGAAATAGAGTCTCGGACGTTCTATCGTTTGGGCGACCGCTTTAAGATTCGGGGATATATTGAGCTGATCGTCTCGTCGATGACGGCGCGACTAGAAAAAGGCCAGCTGATCTACCACTACCGCCTGTCGCGGGAAGCGGGGATACGAGAGCAACGGATGGTGAACAGCAGGCTGTCTGGCCTGACGCTGCAAGGAGAAATTTTGGCGGTGAAAGGCGAGCAGGTGCAGGTGCATCTGGCGATTGACGACAAGCAGGACAAGGGAACGGCGCACTGGTACCGCTACGCCCCAGAGACGGGAAGCGCGATGTACAGTATGCCGCAGGTAGGGACGAAGGCGAATCTGTATCTGGCCGATGCAGGTGGTCAAGAAGCGATTGTTACGGGCGGCGTACGAACGAACGGAGCGAGTGCGGAAAAGACAGCAGATCCGAACAACCGCTATTTTGGCACGGAGCATGGCAGTGAAATGAAGCTGTCGCCGACGGGAGTCGAGTTCACAGGCGGAAGCAAGGAGCCGCTGTTTTTGAAGCTGGATGATGCCGTCGGCATTATTTTGAGCAGTCCGCGCAAGCTGACGCTGACGGCGAAGGAAGAGATTTCACTGTTCACGCCGAAGCGTGTCGTGATTGGTGCGCAAGCGCTGCTAGTTGCGAAGAAGACGAGTGCGCCAAGTGGAATTACGCTGGAAGGCGAATATAACCTGATGGGGGCGCAGATTCGGACGGAGGGGAAGGATCGGACGAGCTATGCGCCGTATGACGATGCGCCCGTAGAAGGCGAGCCGCCGCCTCCACCGCCCCCACCGGAAAAGCCGCCGTTCAGCTGGAAGAAGCTCGGCATGAACGTGCTGGCAGGTCTGGCTGTCGTCGCCGTTGTCGCGGTAGCGGCAGCTTTTACGGTAGCGACATTAGGAGCCGGAGCGGTCGTTGTGGGCGCTGTGCTGGCCGGAGCGGCTATTGCAGGAACGGCGGCCGTCGTGAGCCAAGCGGTGTCGGATATTGCACGCGGTGAGGTCAGCGATATGGGCACGTATGTGTCAACGGCCTTTCGAGAGTCAATCATTGGGGCGGTATCTGGGGCAGTGTTCGGCCCGTTCGGAACGATGGCGACCTTTGGCGGACGAATGGTATTTGGCGCGGTGCAGAATGGGTTTGAGAGCGTTATTCGTCAGACAATGGAGGGTAAAGGGTTTAGCTGGAGTACGTTTGCCATGGATGTTGGGATTGGCGTGCTAACCGGTGGGATCATGGATTCGCGTTTGACGAAGGCGATAGGAAGCAAGATTGCAGATGCGAAAATCGTGAAGACCTTAGGCAACGCATTTGGTGATTCGCTGAATAAAATGACAGGCTGGATTGGGAATGCGGCGGATGCGGTTAAAGCAAAACTGATACGTGATGCATTGGATATAAAGGATGCAGCAACTACAGGTTTGAAAAAGCTACAGAATATGTTTACGCTAAATAATATGAACGGCGGACTTATTCCGGTAGGAGCTGGTGGTCAAAAAGGGGATTTTTGGTTTAATCAATCGTCTGATCCACAGATTCCAAACACAACTCAGCATCATAAAGATTTCTTTAGTGAATCCGAGGCTGGCAAGAAGGAATTGGCGGAGCGCTTAGAGAATGAGGCTAAGGATATAAATGTAAATGAGGATGTCGTTAATGAAGTATATGGTCCTTATTATGAAGAAGCCAAAAAATTATATGAATCCAACCCAGATTGGTATCCAAATCCAGATGAATCTAAAATCGTAAAAGGGAAAGAATTAAAAGAAGCTCGTGCTGAATATGAAGCAATGGTAAGAAGAGGACAACTTGAAAAAGGTCATCATGTTCAGGGATTAGCATTTGGAGGAGAAAATGTTGATGCTAATATAAAAATTACAGGTGAATCTACGATTTCTCGTACGAAACTTAGTGAGTTAGAATTGGATTTTTATAATCAAATGGGATATGGGAAAAAGAATGCGAAGGTACTAAAGATATATGAGAATGAGAATGGTATAATTGTATTTGGAAATAACCCTCAACATACTGAAGTTACTGTATTCCAAAATAAAGTTTTGAAATGGCAGAGAGAGAATAAGAAACGTTAA
- the imm47 gene encoding Imm47 family immunity protein — protein sequence MDKSKNLLNSSWFGEKSEHSNEEIKANLLKADTESQVLIFLIEMFKLGDFTQKPLLIQLMNQTNDEAVLNLCIRVYFSICTHDDLNDSNSMRFLENASEDTIRTFASAATTSLSLDAIPYLLSLLEEWCDINDIAVVLRDSIDFFINYEEELGEDSTVDDIGEYYLSYTQQHEVEKYYFGQKLAFPGDLAKRIFERVMQAVNNEEIFKMEFIPSVLSIWTGIKVPAEYDTVINKDNYKNFISYIEGLSTKGWEKGEKYFYGFKI from the coding sequence TTGGACAAATCTAAAAACCTTTTGAATAGTTCGTGGTTTGGAGAGAAATCAGAGCATTCTAACGAAGAAATTAAAGCAAATCTATTAAAGGCTGATACAGAATCACAAGTTTTAATTTTCTTAATAGAAATGTTCAAACTAGGTGATTTTACACAAAAACCGCTATTGATTCAACTAATGAATCAAACAAATGATGAAGCTGTATTAAATCTATGTATCAGGGTTTATTTTTCAATCTGTACACATGATGATTTGAATGATTCAAATAGTATGCGTTTTTTAGAAAATGCATCAGAAGATACAATAAGAACTTTTGCATCTGCTGCGACTACATCACTTTCACTAGATGCTATTCCATATTTATTGAGCTTGCTTGAAGAATGGTGTGATATTAATGATATAGCAGTAGTTTTAAGGGATTCAATCGACTTTTTTATAAACTACGAGGAGGAATTAGGAGAAGATTCTACAGTAGATGACATTGGAGAATATTATTTGAGTTACACCCAGCAACATGAAGTAGAAAAGTATTATTTTGGACAAAAACTAGCTTTTCCAGGAGATTTGGCAAAAAGGATTTTTGAAAGAGTTATGCAAGCTGTCAACAATGAAGAAATTTTTAAAATGGAATTTATACCCTCCGTATTATCCATTTGGACAGGAATAAAAGTGCCGGCTGAGTATGACACGGTTATAAACAAAGATAACTATAAAAATTTTATTTCTTATATAGAGGGGTTGTCAACCAAGGGGTGGGAAAAAGGTGAGAAGTATTTTTATGGATTTAAAATTTAG
- a CDS encoding DUF4280 domain-containing protein — MSEQPAYVVRGATMACSCGTHKRRINLPNSHGSYVNGKPMMNEEDNSPENVPYFGICISPKMAAGQIVYLIDEEGNTIGGPPCMPDFMGKWLQPKENAKVDNKSALTTDSFLKCAMEGEVFFLTDGQHDSD; from the coding sequence ATGTCGGAACAACCTGCCTATGTGGTGAGAGGGGCGACGATGGCGTGTTCATGCGGAACGCACAAGCGCCGAATCAATTTGCCCAATAGTCATGGGTCGTATGTCAATGGCAAGCCGATGATGAATGAGGAAGATAACAGCCCGGAAAATGTGCCGTATTTCGGCATCTGCATCAGTCCGAAAATGGCCGCCGGACAGATCGTCTATTTGATTGACGAGGAGGGCAACACCATCGGGGGGCCGCCATGTATGCCCGATTTTATGGGGAAGTGGCTGCAGCCAAAGGAAAATGCGAAGGTGGACAATAAGTCTGCCCTGACGACGGATTCCTTCTTGAAGTGCGCGATGGAAGGGGAGGTCTTTTTTCTCACGGACGGACAGCACGATTCAGATTAA